TTTCCTGGCAACAAAGTGAGATACTCAAGCAGCTCTGCAAAACCAGTGTCATTGCTCCAAAATCTCAAAAAGTCACATGTCATTCCAACTGCAACCTGGCCCATGTCTCTACAAACACACAAGTCATTATGTAAAACAAATTCGGCAGGCTGGATGTATAGATGCCTGAAAACCAGTTACTATCTTCActgatttaaagaaataaattgtTGCACATTGAGAGTTATCTCATACCTACCGTGGTGAATCACGGTTAGTAATTTTTGTGAGATATCCTAACCATGATTGGTGTTCTCATGTTGGCAAATACCattcattattaataataacataaagGTAATTTGGGCAAATGTGTTATTTACAAGGTGCGTATCAGACTGGTAGACCTTTTCAGCCAAATTGGTGTGAATGAAGCAGCTCTCAGATTCAAAAAGGTGAGTGACTTCTGGTCTCTACATTACATCACACTCGTATATTATCCAACTTTCCTGTTGTAACATATTTGACTTACCTCACCATGTTGCTGGTGATGTTTTTCGAGTTGTGTATCCACTTAAACAAAAGCTGAGCCTGtacagacaaaataaaataaaaaaatggtcacaaaaCCTGAAAGAACTCTAGTTACAAGAATGGATTGTATATGGACCAGTGGTGCACAAAGTATGGCCTGTTCTTTGATCTGTCCCACACAGCATTGACATTATCAAGAGTGTGTAAGATTTGTTGCATTAATTTAGCTGTTGTTTCATTAACTTggacaattaaaatgtatttgttgattAAATTATTTGTACCAGTATAAACTGGCATAACCGGTTAAGTGGGGATCTGGCCGTCAGATATACGGTGCTGTGCGGCCGCACATACTGCACATAGTCAAAACAGCCACTGCTTTGTCAGGCCCAAAATAACGTCATCACCATTAACTAACTTTGCAATGTTCTTTAATAAGATATAAACATTGGACACAACATCCACAACATAATATCAGATCGCTGTGTTAGACAAATATTAAACCATATGTGTAGTCGCATAGGACCAGTAGGTTCAAATTGCCACCACCTTTGATTTAAAGACTCTCTTGCAGCTGTTCAGACTTCTTACACGTTGGAGGCAACTTAATAAACCCCTCTCTGTGACAAAAGCCCCTTAATGTACCTATTATTAATTTAAACGGCATTCCTCCACATCACTATGTCAGAGCCAAACTAATTAGCCTGATGGAGGTTGGCCTGTACGATGCATTAATATTCTGAAAGGCTCATCTGAAGCATATCCAATGACTTTACAGATTAATGGGAGGGAAGCAATGATGATTAATGACTggcgcttttcttttttttttctttgtgagagATCCTGACAACTTATTGTTGTCACGCTAATGGGGAAAAAGTGTTGGTGAAGTGAGATACGCACCTGCTGTGGTGACCAGCTGATGTGTTTGTACACGCTTATGTCCCTCGGGACTCCTTCTCTCTTCAGAGCCTCTGTCAGCTTCCTCAGAGGGATTAATGACAGGAGACAGTTTACATGCTGAGTGATGTTGGGTGTGTCTCTTTGCAATGCCTAATGACAGAAAACATGATTGAAGGCCATTGTTATGTATGCACTTTGGTATCTCCCTCTCCCAAAGTGTCTCCTGCTTCAAATGTGATTACAAAAGAAGAGTAACAAAAATGATCAAGGAAATACGGACAATTGCATTTAATGTTAAATGAATGATAAGTTATAGTAAGTAACTCCATCACCTCTTGCATTGCATCGTACAGCATTGCTTTGTGGCCGGGCTTCAGCTCTGTCAGCATGCTTCTCCAACATTGACAGTTGGCAGTTTCACTGATCTCAGACCAGTGGAGTCTTCTGAGCACAGTGGGAGATAGACCAGAGTGTAATGGCTTCAGTCGGCACAGTTTTTCCGCTGTGAGCTGCCAGGAAGAAACACACATTGAGGTTAGAGTGAGGTTGACCCATATTCGGTGAGCATATTCTTCCAAATTTTAACTTACATCGGTGTCTTTTGAAATCTTGGACAACATTTGAAAAGCCTGGAGGGGAAAAGGAATCAAATAGGAAAGAAACAAACCAATGAGAACCAGAGCGGGTTCATTGGTTTCCATTTATCCATCGCATTATTAAACTCAGCACTTCTCCTGATTCATTAGCGCAACAACTCTTGTTGTTAATTGCTCACATCTTTTTATTCGTTATTACGCTATGTTGCAGGGGCGGTTGAGAGTCTTTCATATCAAGCTACTTTAACAGAGGGAAGCCACAATATTTGTTCTAACTAAATAATATAGCAAGTTCCAATACAAGGACTGTATCAAAAAAGGATACATGGGAtacattttttggagggggttggGGAACTAAAATAAAGTGTAATTGCATTTCCACTACAGTAGGTTGTAGGGGCGCTCTCGTGAAATGGTGCGAAAGGAGGACTAGGTCTGATTATCTCTGACTCAGTACAAAAATAGTCCTCGTAGAATATAGGGTTCAAAGCTAAGCTTACATATTTTACAGACAGTAATCTAGGAGTATTCATTTTACTTTCATACAATccggttattttttttatacactgcTATGAATTGTGACAACGTGACAGCGGGGTTTCAACCATGTGGGGAATGAACAACCCTCCTGCTGACCTGTGCTGGAGAATATCTGTCTATTCCTGGTTGTGAGAGGAGCTCCAGCAGCTGCTGTGAAGAAAGCGAGAGTAAGAAGGACGCTCCTAGCTGTGGGAGGAGAGCGCTGAGGCCAGTCAGCTCTGCCGGAGCCATGCTGCTGGCATTCAAGGTTCGCATAGCTGGGACCAACCAGTATGAAAGCTGCACGaaccaaaagacaaaaatatgaaagaaaGTCATTAGAGTTCTTGGAAGGTTTTGTGATGTGAACAAGTGTGTCTCACCCTGCCACTAGCACTAATGAAGCCCTTGGACACACACTTGACCAGCTGCCTATGAAGAGTGGACCACACAGCTGAGTCCGAAAGAAATGACTGCAGGTCATGTGGATCTAAGTAACAAGAAAGGACACCGAGCCTGCAAAACAACATTGTAGCCCTTTACTATCCTCACAAAgcaaacatatatatttttttgtagaatATCATTCAGAAAAAGGTATTTCTTCTATATCATCGATATACACCTGACCGTCCATGTACTAATATGACCTTTGTCCAACTAGCAAAGACAAAGATTGCATAGCTACTCATACATGGATCTTAGCATGATATCAAAGATATggaataaatattcaaattgcTTTCCATAAAGCTAGTAGGACATCTGTCTTACtagtccgatttttttttccagtaatgCCTTCCACTACCGTATGACAGTTTTGCACACTAATAAGACAGCTTTCGCACACTACTTTGACAATAACTTGTTACTAGTGAGGCAAAAATACTAGTACATGACACATGCCTAATAGGGCTAGTAGTGGCATAGTGCAGCATAGCCATTTATTAGTAATCGGGTACTACCTGGTCAAAAGTGTCACAGGTAGTGGAAGAAAAACATTACTTGTAAGACACAATCATTCTGCTTATTATGTGCTGAATTGCCTTACTATTGAGGACAAAGACTGCGCTAGTACATGGATGTTTAAGCTGgcaatcaaatatttattattaaatatttatttaaaaggcTTTCCATAATAATTGAAAACAGTAAACAAGAATTATCATCATATATAGACAAAATTTGCAGTCACTCAGAAATGCAGGCAAAGTGGTTTACAGTGCATGTATGTTGGAAAAAACATTAGTggccaaaaatgttttacttttgaGGATACAAGCTTTTATACAAACCATTGTCTCCCCAAATGTACAATGAtctaaattgttttatttatcaaCATGCGTGAAATAAAACCAGAACGGCTCAAAGGCTGAACTGTCCCACCTTGATATGTTATCACCAGTGACATTGTTGTTCTTGGTGAAAATGGTTCGTATAACATGCCGTCCTCTCACAACATCCAGACTGCTATTGCCCAGCAACTCCAACAGAGGGGTAAGCTAAATGAGATAACATCCGTAAGAATATTATTTAGCATGAAATGACTGAAGTCAATGCCTGCATGCTCATGATTCAGCAATCGCAAAGTTgcctgtttgtggaatatgctCCCCATTACTCGTAACAAAAACTcacctctttttgttttcagatcAAAGCCATTTCTCAACTAAAATTGTTGCGTGGGTGATATCTTGCTGCCAAATAACTATGTTGAACTGAGGGAAGGCAATTCTTATAAACTGGCTGTAGTTTTGTCTGCTGTAGTTTGAAACAGTCGCTACTGTCACACAATGGGCCGCTTTTAGTCACTACTTTTCATCAGTGGTTGACCGTTGCCACTCGATTTTTCAGTGATTAAAATTTTGAATCGATGGTGATATTGTTTCAAACATGAATACTGTACTATATTTCGAATTGAATGTACCTGTGGCAAGAAAGCAAAGCATGGAGAGTCTCTGTTACAGAAAGGCATGAGTGCTTTATTATTGCCAACAACCTCCCTAAATATTCATTGATGTGTAATTATCGGCCGTTTCCTCTTCTTTGTGGTCATCGGCTTCTTCCCTGACAATTGCCTCATGCTTTTGTggtttgctaaaaaaaatgtactctaCAGGGTGGATGTTTATCCATTCCAGTCACCTACTGTAATTTTGTGCGATGGCCCACTTCATTGTGTTTGCCTGCGTTGCTCAGTGTGCCGTGGgcctgagagaaaaaaatgctaaaactgAGCTATAGGCAATTAAACACCTTTTTATTTGTGCTTTAAATACTCGCGGATTTTTTCAGGGATCATTTCTATTCAGCTGAGACGAGCTGAGGTTCACTGTTTTTCATGATTATAAAAACCCAGAAATATCACTACAACCTGTCGTGATGTCAGCTGCTGAAAACGACTGACGGGAAGGTAAGGCAGTAGCGGTAGGATGGAGCTAAGGAAGTACGGTGGCCAGGTGGGGACATCACCCACCACACTTGACTGTAGAAGTCTTTTGACAAATGCCTTTTTCTGCGATGACTTCATCTCTGAGTTGTGGTCGCGGATGGCAGCCAACCTTCAACCAAAGCCAAAAGTCTAGTGTCAGGACGCTATCACCTGCATTTAATTCTTTACTCGTCAGCAACTCACACGCTGTCATTCACAATGACGTAGGCTGGGAAGCTCATAATGTCAGAGACAGACATGAACGGGAGGAACTGGGACAGGTCCACAAAGAGTTCTGGAGTCACTCTTGGGAATTTATGGATAAAAGCAGCAGTCATTGTTTCCATGGCCTGCAGCTCTTTTTGGGAAGCCTGAGATCGGGGAAAAAGGATTGATGGGACAAAAACAGATGTTGGTTCAAACAGATCATCTGTTATACATTCACAGTTGATTGCTCATATCACATGacaacacccccctcccccccaaaaaattttttgggaACTTTCACAACTCCCATTTCAGGACAAAAAGAGATAGATTTTGTGGTGTCGTTCGAACAAACCCGGCTTGTTTCAACTTGAAGGTGATCCCAGCTTTGATGCATATAAGAGAGGAACCTCTTGACGGCATCTTTCTCAGCGGCCATCACAAGAGCGTGAATGCTATTTGCAGGCATTTGGAGGTATTCCTGGAGagcaatgaatgaaaatgtaaaactgTGCACTTTGctgtcatcttgtggcatctaaacACAATTACAAACCTTCTCAAAACGGTTGTCAATTACTCCAGATTTTTACTGTACAGCAGTGACTTGAGATTCATTCTTTCCGTGACAACACTTGTAACCCAAAACACTCATATCTGAAATAGTCTTTTGAAATTCATGTAAGTCCAATAACAGAACACCACTCGGATCTtgaattgggggtgggggggtctcaatatacatgtacaaaaaacaaatgtacttACTCAGTGTGAAACTTGGCTctgtttagttgaacacaaagctgatgTACTCACAGGAAGCCATGAGTTGTTATGTTGCATAATGGCAATAGATGCAGATATAGATTaactgtaccttctgccatctggtggaagagcaattaattgttctgcctgacAATAAATGTCACTGGCATTGATAAATGAAGTCAGATAAATTAGttggagaaaataaataattttggaccaattaattgaaaatgtttaaaatcccGTGGCACTCCTAATATTACAGTGCATGCTAAGGTGCTTGGGAACCACCGTCTAATCAAATGTACTGTAGACACGGAAGCCTCACCGTACCTGCAACAGAACCCTGAGAGCTGATGAGTTGTTGTCGTGCTCAATGAGGTCCCACAAGACAGGCTGGTGAGCAAAAGCAAAAATTCACCCTCCTTGCAGagattgtgtgtgtatgcgtgtgcttCGTCTTACACTGAAACAGCTCAGCAGGTCCTCTTTGAGGCTCATGTTCTGCTCCCGAAGCAGGAAGACTCCCACAGTGTGAAGTACACTGGCAGAAGCCTCCGGCTGCATCGCACTCCAGGATGCGTTGTCAAGGAGACTGGAGAGGAGGATGGCTTGACCCAAACCTTGCCTGGCCTCTACCTCCCCTTCATCCAGACCCGAAGAGAGGCCGACCACGAAGTCCAGTACTCTCAACACATATCCGAGCGTCACAAAAAACCACTGGTTCTCCCCTCCTTCAACTTGACACACACTGAGCTTGTGTAAGACATCCAACATCAGAGCGGCCGGGTTCACGCACAGCTGCGATGTGCCAAAGGCATACTGGGCTGGGAGCATGTCAAAAAACCTCTGGAGTAAGCATTTTCTGCCCTCTACCTCTGCTTGCAGATCAGCACAAATGTCATACAAGCTGGGCATTGATTTCAGCAGCTGTTGGTAGAGCGATGCATTCAAGCACATGTGCTCTATGAGTCCGCGTGTCTGCCAACACGCTTCCAGCATGGTCACATTGAGGAATGTCGTCACAGCCCACTCGTTGTACTCACAAGCTTCCTCCGTGGCATCGACACGGGAGAGGTTGTGTTGTCGAAAGCAGTACATCGCGGCCCAGCTGCCCTCTGGGATGGAGCGGTGGGAATCTGGGTGTTCTCTCCCACACAACGATGAGATAAGGGCTGAACTGTCGGGTAGGAAGCAACGCCGGAAAGCCTTGGCACTCACAAACCTGCTGCCTGACCGAGGTAGACAGCCTTCCTCAGGCGCTGGACTTCCTGTTGCACCGCTTGATAGGTGCACGCACAGCTGCTTTATACTTGTCTGGTTAAACGCATTATAGTTGTGTGTCCTGGTAGCCTGTGATTAAGGAATAAATACTACAGGTTAACATAAAGCAAAGAGGCTCCCCAATGCGTTTACAAATTGAGCATCGCTACACCCACGTACTCTGCGTGTGTGTACTTTGTACACAAATGCCCCACAGAGacacatgacaaaaaatggcaGACCCACTGTGTTGAAAGTGCGATTTTAGCAGAGAGAATGCTCAACGGTGTTCCTCTGCAAATGGCGGGGGATGGGAACCGAGCTCTGCAGCGAAAGCGGAAATCTTGGAGTAAGTCATTTGCCATCTAActgaacagaagtgaactggAAGTGCACCAAAATACCAGACAACAAACTCTTAGGCCGAAAATCCCCCCAAATTCACTCACGAAAGAGCGAAAACTGACTGAAGCTACCACATGCCTACACTGTAAATATAGCCATAGTGCAGACAATGCTTTCAACACATGGCATCCAAAATCCACATGACATTGACTCAACCATTGATAAAGGATgcccaggctttttttttttacatggcttAGGGTTCATGACGTTCCTTCTGCCATTGAATATGAGAGCATTTAATtgctctgcctgtcactatatgtcGCTGGAATAGAAACTTTGTAGACAGGTGGACAACGATAATTTCTCACGGCACACTCGACTCAAACTATGTGACAGACAAAATAATAACCACTCATAGTGCCATTTATACAGTACGTGTGGCCAGTGGGTGTATGTTTTGATTTGGAACATCAAATCAAGTTGGCCTCACCTGAGGTGCTTTGTGGAGCCAGAAAGTGGAATTGGCACAGACCGTGTTGTTGAATTCATATGCAAAGAACTCACTGCACAAATGAACCCACAGGAAATCCTCCTCAGCCGCAGCCAGGTACCAAGCAGCATCAGAGCATGTGGTGTGCAGGTCCAGACCCATTTCACCATCAGCGGGACTCACTGACCCGTTTTGCCATTCCAAAAGTTTACAGTAGAGGAACACTGTGAAGTTGGAGACACCACTCAGTCCTGGAATGGATTCATTGCACGCCGCCTCCAGAATTTCTGCAGTGGTTGAATCCTCCATCTCTTTTTGGAGGTCACTCTCACTTCTTGGTTGATGCTGATTGCGCTGATCATGAAGGCCTTTTGGATGGATATGATGGGAAGGTGAGGATTTCACAGGTGAGTGGGGAGGTGTTTGTCCGAAGCTATTTTCATCGCTGGGGGGGCAGGACAGGAATGACAGTGAGCTTGGGATACCCTGGGTGCTCACGCCCAAAGCTTGCGTGTTCCAGGTCACATTATGTCTTATTCCCCTACATTTGCGCAAACACAAGAGACGCATCACGTTATCTCACTTGGATTTACAGACAATTCGCCGGCAATGGGAAGTACAGTATACTGTTTCAAAGATCTTACCATAAGATTAACTTCCTCAGGTCGCCTTAGGAGagacatgaaaacaaatatcATGAATGCGAGTAGGAAAAAGCAACTTGACACCtccaacacacgcgcgcacacaaacgaCCATATCAGATGCGACATAACAGTTCCGCCGGCAAATCCCGCAAATCCCTTGATATAATATTACCGATAACAATAAAAGGGCAAAGCTATAATCTTAATCCACAAAAGATACTCAAATGAGCAGGTTGACCTAAAGCAGTGAGAGACATCCGCATTTGTTGTCGAATAAGTGtagcttttaaaaatattcaagcAATATTAAAGGTAACTAAAGAGTAATAATCCATTCTTCTTTGGTCCCTAGAAATGCTCATTTCTCTTGTGGCAACTTTTGTAACACAAAACATTCATATCTCAGATCAACTTTCATCATTGAAGTAAATGGGAATGCCATTCATTTGTTCCAGCCCTCACCCCaagaaaaacccaaacaaaaaatgttatatATCACTCTAAAATATTGTTCTTTATATAAACAGAAAGTAGGAACATAATTAAAAAGTAAGTTAAAGATCTTTTTAATTGTACAAGGTACCAAAGTCTGTATGGAAGGGCAAAGGGGTTTTAGTGTGGCTGGTCCCAAACTTTGAAAAGACCTCCCGAGGCACATTAGACAACCCCCTtcactgtccttttttttaatggccttaAAACGAATTGTTATACCTTGGCATTCAAATCGGCATGAGACTTTAGCCTTTaagtgatttatttgttttaatgtttcTAAATTGTTATGTTCAAGCGTTCACGTTTTATGTTCgagttttattttgcattgtagCTGTGGTTGCTTTTAAAGTGCTCTGAAAATAAAACTGAGTTGAGAACGCAACCGTTACATAAAATTGACAAAACATGGTATAACCGTGAGACTGAAGGAGACTAGGCATCAACAGCAATTCATTTGGATGTTATTATGGGACTGCACACGGTGCTCAACATAAATGAGaccataaaaaataatcatctctATCAATTTCCTCAGTGAATACAAGAACATTTGTGATAACAAACAGACTCACTAGTGGTTGACTTTTTTCAGCTAAATTCTAGACTTGTTTCCAATGACATTGCCAAATGTTTATTTGCAGTAAAGCAATTTTGCGAGTGTTTTTGTAGAGTAGTGTGCCAGGAAAGTGAAGGATTTCTAATCGATTTATATGGGGTGCGCTCGTTTTTGTTGAGCATTGTAtttctcaatgaaaaaaaatataatagtgTGTTAACATCCTCAACCACGTCCATTTAACTCTAATGTGAACCGCCCTACACACTCACCAACTGAGCATTGTCCCCTTCTACTGGACCGGGGTCCGTCCGCCACATTGTTGACATCATCGAGCATTGCCATGGTAAGCTGCGACACTTTCTTCCTCAGGTTACCATAAACAGAACTGCCCACTCTGCGCACAAGCCCCATCCTGAGCCTATCCAAACTTTGCACAAGTGCTAGATTTTCCTGGGCCAAATTGCTTCCACTTGAGCGGGTCAGCGCTTGCAGGAATACATTTCGCATAGAATCTGGATCATCCTGCGTTGCGCTTACATCAtcctgaaaatgattttttagtGACGCATCCTGCTTCAGGACTTCAGGGGGCAAGCTGAAGGGCTTAATACGTCCACCCGAGCCTCTCCCGTTGTGTTCAGCATCAGCCCCCGCCGGGTGCAAACTGACCACGGGAGTCCATCTGTGTGTTTGCAAGAAGCGGAGCACGTACTGAAGCCAGCCGACGCCGAAAGGGCAGTCGGTGTGACCTTTCAGTGCGCAAATGAAACCCTGCAGGCCAGCGCTGGCTTGTCCGAAAGTCCCGCTTATCAGCGCCTGGAAAGCGGCCTCCAGCACAGCGCTCACCGTCCTCCAGTTCTGCGATAACAAAGTCAGAATGGGCTTGTGAGGCTGACGCTGCAGGAGGGTCGTGAGGCTCTGCAGGAGCCCGAGAAGCCAGTCCCAGTGGGGGCTACCTCTCAGGGACAGAAACCAGTCTTTCACTTGGACGCTGGGTCGAGGCGGCACTCGGCCGTTCCACTGGCTCTGTGCAGCGCTGCCTTCggattggagaaaaaaatagagcACTTTCTCCCACAGATGTTCGTCATCCAAATCAAAGGGTGCCTCCTCCAGCCCCGAACTCATTTCTTGGAGGTATTGAGAGATGTTGTAGAGGAAGCCCGAGAGACGACGACGATCAATCGGCTGGTTTAGTGAAGCCAGGTTCGTACCAGGAAATAATCCACTCAACGTTTGAAGGCCCCCCAGAACGCTATTAACCCAAGGGAGCATAACGACATCCTTGTTTGTTTCCCGAGAGCCCTTTTGCGGGTTCCGAGTACCTTCTTTATTCAGTTTGGATAGAAGCTCCTTAAGAATGACATCTCTTCGCTGTTCTCTACCGCTTGCTGAATGATTGCCATTCAGGACAGCAAGAGAAAGGCGTGTTAATTAGATAAATGTGGgaataaaacacacatttcagtTATATTGACATTGCACTAACCCGTTTTCTCAGAGGATCCTTGTCCGAGTAAAATAGCACAAACTAGGACGCTTGTAAATTGAAGAGTAGCCATGCCCGGCCTTTTGTCTGCAGTCTTTaattcattcctgtgaagaaaaaaaaaacgctcctcAGGATAAATTCCGATTGATTTTAGAAAACAATGGAAGTCTGTTCACTTTCACTGGAAGGATTAACCCGAGATGTAAAAGAGAAGGAGATTAAACCTTAATGACTGGTCTCAACATCACCTTAGACTTAAAAAGCATGACTAATAAAGCTCGTTTCAGCAATCAGACGATACTACTTATTGTTGTAATGTTATGTTATCAAAACCAGGATTTATTTTGTCACGAAATGTGCCATATGCTGGCATCACATGATCGACTGTAAACTTCTCTCGGCAAGCTCGTGCAAAATATGTTGCTTGCTGCTATGACTCACTGACACCAATTGGAAGATTGTATTCTGGACATTGAAgaaaagttttttgaaatttacTGTATGGATGGCGAAACTTGACTATATGTGAGCAAAGCTACTCTTAAATACTGTTTATTCTTAAATGGTTAAATAATTGTCAGTTCTttaagtgaggaaaaaaaattcactgttGCCAGGTGGTGGTTTACAGCAGATCATGAATTCAATAAATTGTTAgaattataataaataataatcaatagTCATTAAT
This Hippocampus zosterae strain Florida chromosome 4, ASM2543408v3, whole genome shotgun sequence DNA region includes the following protein-coding sequences:
- the LOC127599486 gene encoding stereocilin-like isoform X2; this translates as MATLQFTSVLVCAILLGQGSSEKTASGREQRRDVILKELLSKLNKEGTRNPQKGSRETNKDVVMLPWVNSVLGGLQTLSGLFPGTNLASLNQPIDRRRLSGFLYNISQYLQEMSSGLEEAPFDLDDEHLWEKVLYFFLQSEGSAAQSQWNGRVPPRPSVQVKDWFLSLRGSPHWDWLLGLLQSLTTLLQRQPHKPILTLLSQNWRTVSAVLEAAFQALISGTFGQASAGLQGFICALKGHTDCPFGVGWLQYVLRFLQTHRWTPVVSLHPAGADAEHNGRGSGGRIKPFSLPPEVLKQDASLKNHFQDDVSATQDDPDSMRNVFLQALTRSSGSNLAQENLALVQSLDRLRMGLVRRVGSSVYGNLRKKVSQLTMAMLDDVNNVADGPRSSRRGQCSVGDLRKLILWGIRHNVTWNTQALGVSTQGIPSSLSFLSCPPSDENSFGQTPPHSPVKSSPSHHIHPKGLHDQRNQHQPRSESDLQKEMEDSTTAEILEAACNESIPGLSGVSNFTVFLYCKLLEWQNGSVSPADGEMGLDLHTTCSDAAWYLAAAEEDFLWVHLCSEFFAYEFNNTVCANSTFWLHKAPQATRTHNYNAFNQTSIKQLCVHLSSGATGSPAPEEGCLPRSGSRFVSAKAFRRCFLPDSSALISSLCGREHPDSHRSIPEGSWAAMYCFRQHNLSRVDATEEACEYNEWAVTTFLNVTMLEACWQTRGLIEHMCLNASLYQQLLKSMPSLYDICADLQAEVEGRKCLLQRFFDMLPAQYAFGTSQLCVNPAALMLDVLHKLSVCQVEGGENQWFFVTLGYVLRVLDFVVGLSSGLDEGEVEARQGLGQAILLSSLLDNASWSAMQPEASASVLHTVGVFLLREQNMSLKEDLLSCFSPVLWDLIEHDNNSSALRVLLQEYLQMPANSIHALVMAAEKDAVKRFLSYMHQSWDHLQVETSRASQKELQAMETMTAAFIHKFPRVTPELFVDLSQFLPFMSVSDIMSFPAYVIVNDSVLAAIRDHNSEMKSSQKKAFVKRLLQSSVVGDVPTWPPYFLSSILPLLPYLPVSRFQQLTSRQLTPLLELLGNSSLDVVRGRHVIRTIFTKNNNVTGDNISRLGVLSCYLDPHDLQSFLSDSAVWSTLHRQLVKCVSKGFISASGRLSYWLVPAMRTLNASSMAPAELTGLSALLPQLGASFLLSLSSQQLLELLSQPGIDRYSPAQAFQMLSKISKDTDLTAEKLCRLKPLHSGLSPTVLRRLHWSEISETANCQCWRSMLTELKPGHKAMLYDAMQEALQRDTPNITQHVNCLLSLIPLRKLTEALKREGVPRDISVYKHISWSPQQAQLLFKWIHNSKNITSNMVRDMGQVAVGMTCDFLRFWSNDTGFAELLEYLTLLPGKLRPALRNCIVEGVRNYPQLDVSTLSPWFSATLPATMIDDLSNTSLRAVLDHVQAHFTDFLQLPHYKQTNIAEKAGSSSLNVGEIDGPTLDFLGPLLPFLDRDSLSLVDKGALALRLEDMRSFCLPKEALRDISALLTQKDFMGEPSKWQTGDIEHLGRLVFTLSTKEMNSIPVS
- the LOC127599486 gene encoding stereocilin-like isoform X1; its protein translation is MATLQFTSVLVCAILLGQGSSEKTASGREQRRDVILKELLSKLNKEGTRNPQKGSRETNKDVVMLPWVNSVLGGLQTLSGLFPGTNLASLNQPIDRRRLSGFLYNISQYLQEMSSGLEEAPFDLDDEHLWEKVLYFFLQSEGSAAQSQWNGRVPPRPSVQVKDWFLSLRGSPHWDWLLGLLQSLTTLLQRQPHKPILTLLSQNWRTVSAVLEAAFQALISGTFGQASAGLQGFICALKGHTDCPFGVGWLQYVLRFLQTHRWTPVVSLHPAGADAEHNGRGSGGRIKPFSLPPEVLKQDASLKNHFQDDVSATQDDPDSMRNVFLQALTRSSGSNLAQENLALVQSLDRLRMGLVRRVGSSVYGNLRKKVSQLTMAMLDDVNNVADGPRSSRRGQCSVGDLRKLILWGIRHNVTWNTQALGVSTQGIPSSLSFLSCPPSDENSFGQTPPHSPVKSSPSHHIHPKGLHDQRNQHQPRSESDLQKEMEDSTTAEILEAACNESIPGLSGVSNFTVFLYCKLLEWQNGSVSPADGEMGLDLHTTCSDAAWYLAAAEEDFLWVHLCSEFFAYEFNNTVCANSTFWLHKAPQATRTHNYNAFNQTSIKQLCVHLSSGATGSPAPEEGCLPRSGSRFVSAKAFRRCFLPDSSALISSLCGREHPDSHRSIPEGSWAAMYCFRQHNLSRVDATEEACEYNEWAVTTFLNVTMLEACWQTRGLIEHMCLNASLYQQLLKSMPSLYDICADLQAEVEGRKCLLQRFFDMLPAQYAFGTSQLCVNPAALMLDVLHKLSVCQVEGGENQWFFVTLGYVLRVLDFVVGLSSGLDEGEVEARQGLGQAILLSSLLDNASWSAMQPEASASVLHTVGVFLLREQNMSLKEDLLSCFSPVLWDLIEHDNNSSALRVLLQEYLQMPANSIHALVMAAEKDAVKRFLSYMHQSWDHLQVETSRASQKELQAMETMTAAFIHKFPRVTPELFVDLSQFLPFMSVSDIMSFPAYVIVNDSVLAAIRDHNSEMKSSQKKAFVKRLLQSSVVGDVPTWPPYFLSSILPLLPYLPVSRFQQLTSRQLTPLLELLGNSSLDVVRGRHVIRTIFTKNNNVTGDNISRLGVLSCYLDPHDLQSFLSDSAVWSTLHRQLVKCVSKGFISASGRLSYWLVPAMRTLNASSMAPAELTGLSALLPQLGASFLLSLSSQQLLELLSQPGIDRYSPAQAFQMLSKISKDTDLTAEKLCRLKPLHSGLSPTVLRRLHWSEISETANCQCWRSMLTELKPGHKAMLYDAMQEALQRDTPNITQHVNCLLSLIPLRKLTEALKREGVPRDISVYKHISWSPQQAQLLFKWIHNSKNITSNMVRDMGQVAVGMTCDFLRFWSNDTGFAELLEYLTLLPGKLRPALRNCIVEGVRNYPQLDVSTLSPWFSATLPATMIDDLSNTSLRAVLDHVQAHFTDFLQLPHYKQTNIAEKAGSSSLNVGEIDGPTLDFLGPLLPFLDRDSLSLVDKGALALRLEDMRSFCLPKEALRDISALLTQKDFMGEPSKWQTGDIEHLGRLVFTLSTKEMNSIPVKVLNKDTVEQVLLSQKRWEESAVGVICLKWRMDQRRQREKTQSLIRGIVKVQGSGAKIPSCEDIRGTFPSAWTSSQLSRMSQVDLKECVEVFSRDMSLSSEQRRALWVKLRQAFSPVSELRTEEILVLGSLVTEMTVRELHDISLSDMAVLAHLGTVSSWRPKKMRVVILGVLRERNLKIEELSAVDLATFGHLICGLYPSEIKRINAYNLSMAVRFLGEMSLPCKEEQMEALTSRLSRPEAFGPVSAWGSEVFTEIGTLAAGLEDIVLSALTREQVEGITIEAIGVLSPKKMPVVFSAIQLSWLSAEQAWAITEDQWAELDNEQRHAVGLARYEGDVELELRGRNSAAAGLNTYCFAFSFVAPSLWFWHLI